AAGACGAATTTACTTTCCACTGACAGTACAGTAAGTCAACTCCCGCCGCGCCGTAATCCTGTAATTCCTCCAAATCTGCTAAAGCCTTTTCTATCTTTTTGATGAGTTCAATGACTTGCCTTGGGTTGTTCCCCTTGATGGGAGGTAGATCCTGTAACTCCCTCCAGATCTCAATGACTATGGATGGTTTGTTTCCATGTTTGTTGTCAACAACTCTGAACGTTTCTTCGCCAGTCCTGTAGGATGTTTATCAAAGGTCTTTTGTGATCCCGTGGTCTACACTTGACAAGTTGCTTTAACCTTCAGGAACTAGGCTGGGACTCAACTCTTTATCAGTCTTATGCGTCTGTTCATTTTTAGTCTCTAGGATAGTTTCCAGCCTTGCTGAGTTGCTTCAGGTCATCTTGTGGTTCAGTTCTTCTAATGACTTATAGAAAGCTATTCTTTATATCTTGtggtcctccggtttcctccggctttagttttatttttcctATGTTGTTAGCGCTACGTTCTCTTTCGTGTTGTCCTGACTTGCGTCAGGTACTTCACAGAGGTATCTGGAGAGTGTAACAAATTCCTGTCAGAGCTCTTTCTCCATCATCTGGTCCGCAGTTCCGTCAAGTTCTCTGTGAAGCAGCTTGTTTGATTCCCAGAATCCTGACTCCTGTGACTTGATCCTCCCGACGAGGTCTCGGTTTGGTCAGCAGTTTGGTTTGGAACATTTAAGGACTTGATTTTCCATCCAACAACTAAACGATAACCGTCGTTTATCAACTGTCAAGTTCTTTTGGAAAGGCTGAGAAGATCGTAGAGGACATTTTATCAGCTCAGTGATTGGTCGATAGCTTGGTAAAGAGGAATAGCATCACTAAACACGCTTACGTCAACCAATCGGGGGGCAGTTGTGAGGCAACCTGATTGGTTGAGGAAACAGCGCCACAGATAATAGTGTGTATgggacatgggccagcactcctgattctgaaggccctgagcGGATTAGactgacatgctaacacacaGAACGATAATAAACTACCGGGAATCATTTCTTACAATAGCAGAATTTAAGTTGTAAATATAGGTTCAGTGATTCTGGTTGTGTTTGGGCCAGCAGAGGAGGCTTTGCTGGCCTTGATGGCACACCACAGCGTTTTAATATGAACATTTGCGAGCCTCTTTCTGCACTTCCACGTACAGTCGAGACCGTTAAAAGGTTGTTGCCCAGCAAAGCAACCAGAAGCCAACAAAGCTGAGGTGTTTTTGTTCTTCAATGTGAGGAATCGGACCGTGTTTGTCCGCACTTCCCGTTTAGAATTCATTATTCACGGCACTCACACACTGGCTACTTCTTTATTTGTCCCCAGCATCTCCCCTTCTGATGACTAAATTATGATTACATTTAAGATGTGCAGCGCTTTCATCTGCCATCGTGTGTTGTCTCACTCTGACCCCCTCTTACCTCTCTCCAACCGCCGCGCTGACCCCCGAGCGCACGCCGCACAATGGCCCGTCTACCTCCACTGGGCCGCCCGCTATTGAAGTGCCGAGCGGTTGCTTCCATCTCCATGGAAACGCCGCGCTCGGATCGGGCGTacgcttgcccccccccccccccccccacccccctttgcCCTGTCTCTGATGGAGTAgctgacaaaaaacacaagcttattttttaatatgcaaataatcCTCATTGGTTGAAATAAGAAGGCTAACGCTGCTAGCGTGTTAGAAAGAGCAAAGAGGATACGGCAGCTGTTCAGCAGGAAGTAGACCGAGCCCAAAACAGAACCGTAATAGAAGAAGCATGGCGGCTATTTTGGGAGGTTAATGGAGTCATTCTTGTTATTCTTGTAACGTGTGATGTGTCCCGGGGCCTCACCGTGGCAGACgaggtggccgagtggttaaggcgatggactgctaatccattgtgctctgcacgcgtgggttcgaatcccatcctcgtCGACAAGAGTTTTGCAGAGTCGGGGACCTGCGGATCAACACAATTGCTTTGCACGATAATTGTGTGCCAGCGTGCACGAGTGAAGGGGAGATGTGGTTCAGCATTATAATTGTCCCTCGCCTACAGTCAGCGCTGACAACACATGAATTCCAACCCAAGTTAGTCCGGTGTTGAAGAAACATACGAGGCTACTCCATCTGCAGCAGGACTCATGCACGCTACTCTGCAAAACACATATCGacgaggatgggattcgaacccacgcgtgcagagcacaatggattagcagtccatcgccttaaccacacAGTGTGACCTTGGAACACTGAGTagcgtgcatgagtgctgctacAGATGGAGTGGACTCGTATGTTTCTTCAACATCGGACTAACTTGCGTTGGAATTCATGTGTCGTCAACGCTGACTGTAGGCAATCGACAATCATAATGCTGAACCACATCTCCCCTTTACTCGTGCACGTTGCACACATATAATCCTGCCACGCATTTGTGTTGATCCGCCGGTCCGCCTCTGCAAAACTCTTGCCGacgaggatgggattcgaacccacgcgtgcagagcacaatggattagcagtccatcgccttaaccactcggccacctcGTCTTCCACAATGCTGCCCTGGAACACTCACAGTTTTGCAGAGTagcgtgcatgagtgctgctgcagATGGAGTGGCCTTGTATGTTTCTTCAACATTGTACTTACTTGCGTTGGAATTCATGTGTCGTCAGCGCTGACTGTAGGCGAGGGACAATTATAATGCTGAACCACATCTCCCCAATTACTCGTGCACAATTATCCCGCCACGAATTTGTGTTGATCCGGAGGTCCCCAACTCTAAAACTCTTGGCGACAAGGAAGGGATTCGAACAGCATTGACTGTAGGCAAGGGACAATTATAATGCTGAACCACATCTCCCCATTACTCGTGCACATTGGCACACATATTATCCTGCCACGCATTTGTGTTGATCCGCAGGTCCTCCTCTGCAAAACTCTTGCCGacgaggatgggattcgaacccacgcgtgcagagcacaatggattagcagtccatcgccttaaccactcggccacctcGTCTTCCACAATGCTGCCCTGGAACACTCCGAGTTGTGTGATGCTGGAACAAAACACGAGTTTTGCAGAgtagtgtgcatgagtgctgctgcagATAGAGTGGCCTCGTATGTTTCTTCAACACCGGACTTTCTTGCATTGGAATTCATGTGTCGTCAGCGCTGACTGTAGGCGAGGGACAATTATAATGCTGCACGCTTGCGCTGAACCACATCTCCCTATGACTCGTGCACGCTGGCACACAATTATCCTGCCACGCATTTTTGTTGATCCGCAGGTCCCTGGCGCCGGCAGGCTACTCTGCAAAACTCTTGCAGacgaggatgggattcgaacagCGCTGACTGTAGGCGAGGGACTATTATAATGCTGAACCACATCTCCCCATAACTCGTGCACGCTGGCACACATATTATATTATCCTGCCACACATTTGTGTTGATTGACAGGTCCTCCTCTGCAAAACACTTGTCGacgaggatgggattcgaacccacgcgtgcagagcacaatggattagcagtccatcgccttaaccactcggccacctcGTCTGCTACATGTGCTCCATCAGCACTTCACATGTTGTATCAAGCTGTGTTGATTCAGTTTCAGTGGCTTCTCCATCcattcaagctgtacactgactactctcgCTTGTATAGTATTTTCCCTTGACAGGgtatgctaaaaatgctaactgaAATGTGACTTTTGTGAGCTACTGCAGATTGTGGATGAAAACTTGACACGGGGAAGTCATTGTGATGGAAACACAGACGTTTGTGTTGTGTCGTGTTTTCCAGTGCGTGTCATTCAGCGCTCGTACTCGCcgccatctctctctctctctctctctctctctctctcgccgcTCCCCGACCAAATCCAATTACCAGCTACAAAAGAAAGCAGCTCCAGGCCCGATACTCCATCAGATCCTGGTGCTTCTGCAGCCCAGACTCCTGCTGGAGCCCTCATCATGTTGAGGGTCTctgagggacacacacacacacacatacacatacacatatacacatatacatacagtatgaggACAAAGACATATGGCTCCCAGGTTCAAACAACACTTGGGGTCAAGGTAATACTTGAATGAAGTAAACGACAAAGAGAATTAAGAACACATGCTCACTGTTCTATTTATTAGGAACAAATCTAATGGGATCCAATACAAATCTTGAATAAAAAAACTACCTttacaaacataataatattcattcataaatgtttgtttagtttgttttgtgttgcatCAGCAGCATGTAAATGTGTTACATGACTGACGCTTGCATTTTCAAATTAATACGtccaagatttaaaaaaaaaacatacataaacgtcacatttaattttgtttactGTGTTTCAACTTCCACCGGGTTTGATTGTAGTTGGAACATTTGGTGTCCAATAGCACCATCTATTGGTAAAAGTATTAAATAGCAGCGCCGTTTAAAGACCACTACGGCAAAACGATTAGTTTTCATCTAGTGtacattttcatttacattagttagttttttgttttatttacgcAGAGTTTACAGTTTAGTTTTATTCACGTCCGATACCGGCACTATATCAGCAAAGGATATGTTGGGACTTTTACTTCCGCTGAGACTTTTATTTGGACATTTGTAACCGGAAGCTGGAGAGACGATCTGTCAAACATGGCGACGGCCGGaggagatgtgatgagataccCGGAGTATGCTCCGAAAAACACTTCGAGGAGTGACGCAGAGATTGACAGACAGCTGGTGAGTAGCTGGTGTCACACCTGAGTGGTTTGTTGACTTTGTGGCGACCATTGAGACGTTTGTCTCCCCGCTCAGCTAGCATGTTTGCTAACCCCCGTgaccgctagctagctagcttgctagcttgttatTCAACTTATTGAATCTTCCACAGGGACGCACGTTGATTGTGGTCGGTCTCGGCGTGGCTGCTGCAGGTTTTGCTGGTAAGAATATGTTGAGAAGAGGAcgatatttaatttttttttaagtgattttAACTCCCCAAATGTGTTTGGCAGGTCGCTATGCATTCCGTCTGTGGAAACCTCTTGGACAGATGTTCACCGACACCGTCAAGAAGATGCCAACATCTGTAAGTTCTTTACCTGTTGAAGTTTTTGTATTATAAGTACTACTAGATTATGAATCTAATATTGTGGCCTGTAAGTTAGGACGTTCTAAAGTGACATTTCGTGTAGTCCACAAAGAATTAAGGCTGCCTTCTTCTTTGCACCCCCTCAGACGTTTTCGTCGTATTACAAAGGAGGCTTTGAGCAACAGATGTCCAAACGAGAAGCCAGCCTCATCCTCGGCATCAGGTAATACAGCTGGAACGCCGGCTCTTTGACTGGGAAGATTCTCATGGATGTGCACTTTCAGCCCGGGAAGCACCAAGTCCAAAGTGAGCGAGGCACATCGGAGGATCATGTTGCTCAACCATCCGGATAAAGGTAGGAATGGTTTGATGCCGGCCTCATGGAGGACACGATTGTTACATCTCATCTGCTGTAGTGTGAAGAGGAGCACAATAAATCTTAATTTTAAGGTGTTCTCGTGCAGGTGGGTCACCGTATCTCGCCACTAAGATCAACCAGGCCAAAGACTTCCTGGAGAAGGACATGCGGCGGTGACCTTTGCCGTGTCTGGACTGCAGCATGGACATCCTGCTTGGAGACTCTCATTGACTTCAATCATTTCCATGTTACTGTTTATTAAATGATGACATATGGTGTGGTTACAGCTGTGATCAGATGATTATATCATCTATTTAGGGAACAATACTATATTGTCATCGGACATTTGTgtggtgaaatgttttatttaaataaattctaGTGTGAAAATCCAATGTAGTGGATGTTCATGGATTCATGAAGTCATTTAGTACACAGTATGTTTGCCTTTATAGTCAAGTAATATGCTGCAGTACTGT
This is a stretch of genomic DNA from Doryrhamphus excisus isolate RoL2022-K1 chromosome 9, RoL_Dexc_1.0, whole genome shotgun sequence. It encodes these proteins:
- the dnajc15 gene encoding dnaJ homolog subfamily C member 15 isoform X1, producing MATAGGDVMRYPEYAPKNTSRSDAEIDRQLGRTLIVVGLGVAAAGFAGRYAFRLWKPLGQMFTDTVKKMPTSTFSSYYKGGFEQQMSKREASLILGISPGSTKSKVSEAHRRIMLLNHPDKGVLVQVGHRISPLRSTRPKTSWRRTCGGDLCRVWTAAWTSCLETLIDFNHFHVTVY
- the dnajc15 gene encoding dnaJ homolog subfamily C member 15 isoform X2, with the translated sequence MATAGGDVMRYPEYAPKNTSRSDAEIDRQLGRTLIVVGLGVAAAGFAGRYAFRLWKPLGQMFTDTVKKMPTSTFSSYYKGGFEQQMSKREASLILGISPGSTKSKVSEAHRRIMLLNHPDKGGSPYLATKINQAKDFLEKDMRR